From one Leptospira stimsonii genomic stretch:
- a CDS encoding zinc dependent phospholipase C family protein — MAGKITHLEVLSQVCKHLDHGTPDQRKIAGLMRAESNRKFANIGAIAPDIFYFYHILSPAKTKKATVWGDMSHHSSVAELILNFLDLILQTEEGIHRDRYIAFTLGYICHCAVDIITHPYIFYISGDFYNKDKKISSLAQYHHMRVENALDSWLLDYRWGMTPKEYDFVHHVDAIFKSDKKNWKMDPMLWHFWLRGFKATFPEAFKKHYIGSEDKIIPGDLLNESFLGYLEFHKVMDSRSKWMRGALKLLDKITFHKVRSSVLMLPLKEHIDKRIMNEEHKKWNYPADPTIVREDSFVELINRSAQNGKDALTHAWNYLENKMSRAAFLKEYQGYNLDTGLRFQGIDSMKEFSPIEEV; from the coding sequence ATGGCTGGCAAAATCACTCATCTCGAAGTTCTTTCTCAGGTTTGCAAACATCTGGATCACGGAACTCCGGACCAAAGAAAAATCGCAGGACTCATGCGCGCGGAATCAAACCGCAAGTTCGCAAACATCGGCGCGATCGCCCCCGATATATTTTATTTTTATCATATTCTTTCTCCAGCCAAAACAAAAAAGGCGACCGTCTGGGGAGACATGAGTCATCACAGCTCCGTCGCCGAATTGATTCTCAACTTTTTGGATCTCATTCTTCAAACCGAAGAGGGAATCCACAGAGATCGCTACATCGCATTTACTTTGGGTTATATCTGTCACTGCGCTGTCGATATCATCACACATCCTTATATCTTTTATATCTCCGGAGACTTTTACAACAAGGACAAGAAGATCAGTAGCCTCGCCCAGTATCATCACATGAGAGTGGAGAATGCTCTGGATTCCTGGCTTCTCGACTATAGATGGGGAATGACTCCGAAAGAATACGACTTCGTCCATCACGTGGACGCGATCTTTAAGTCCGACAAAAAAAACTGGAAGATGGATCCGATGCTTTGGCATTTTTGGCTTCGAGGTTTTAAGGCGACCTTCCCGGAAGCATTCAAAAAACATTATATTGGATCCGAAGATAAAATCATTCCGGGGGATTTGTTAAACGAATCCTTTCTGGGTTATCTGGAATTCCATAAGGTCATGGATTCCAGAAGCAAGTGGATGCGAGGCGCGCTCAAACTCCTCGACAAAATCACCTTTCACAAAGTAAGATCTTCCGTTCTTATGCTTCCTCTCAAGGAACATATCGACAAAAGAATCATGAACGAAGAACACAAGAAGTGGAACTATCCCGCGGATCCTACGATCGTAAGAGAGGATTCTTTCGTCGAACTCATCAATCGTTCCGCGCAGAACGGAAAAGACGCCTTGACCCACGCCTGGAATTATCTGGAAAACAAAATGTCGCGAGCGGCTTTTCTCAAAGAATATCAGGGATACAACTTGGATACGGGACTCCGATTTCAAGGAATCGACAGCATGAAAGAATTTTCACCGATAGAAGAAGTTTAA
- a CDS encoding alpha/beta hydrolase, whose protein sequence is MKHTITSFLFLVLLIGNCKTPTIEELIDQRLIKSYDQTETLNLYYATIRTQNPDAQIGCNDSYFLTNGSKDLKTGYCIVNVPANHEVGALPSGLGSRETLFQFLGHKAFEKQENFLEDLKKDPFDEILVFVHGFNVRFEEAILRGGQIRYDLKFPGKIVIFTWPAGSEGGILNQVLVKGTYEKNLLSARSSREEFKNFLKSLQSLGKKVHLIVHSMGHQVVLPALAEIGKETKEPILKELILNAPDFDSGEFRLMTDKLSKTAKRITLYCSPGDSALQASATVNQGGRLGSCSLVPGIDVINVNPVDSSLVSMGHGYYSSKPILTDIYQLLLGVKAEKRLFIRKSSGNENFVLRN, encoded by the coding sequence ATGAAACATACAATCACGTCATTTTTATTTCTCGTTCTCCTGATCGGAAATTGTAAAACACCTACGATCGAAGAGCTCATCGATCAAAGATTGATCAAATCATACGATCAAACGGAAACTCTAAACCTTTACTACGCAACGATAAGAACTCAAAATCCCGACGCGCAGATCGGATGCAACGATTCTTATTTTCTCACGAACGGAAGCAAAGACCTCAAAACGGGATATTGTATTGTAAACGTTCCTGCAAATCACGAAGTCGGAGCTCTTCCGAGCGGACTCGGAAGTAGAGAAACTCTATTTCAATTTCTGGGTCACAAGGCTTTTGAAAAACAGGAAAACTTTTTAGAAGATTTGAAAAAAGATCCCTTCGACGAAATACTCGTATTCGTCCACGGATTCAACGTTCGTTTTGAAGAAGCGATTCTGAGAGGAGGACAAATTCGATACGATCTCAAGTTTCCGGGTAAGATCGTGATTTTTACCTGGCCAGCCGGGAGCGAGGGAGGAATTCTCAATCAAGTTCTCGTAAAAGGAACATACGAGAAAAATCTTTTGTCCGCGAGAAGTTCGAGAGAAGAATTTAAGAATTTCCTAAAGTCCTTACAATCTCTCGGTAAAAAAGTTCACCTAATCGTTCACTCGATGGGACATCAGGTTGTTTTACCTGCGTTAGCCGAAATTGGTAAGGAAACAAAAGAACCCATCTTGAAAGAATTGATTCTCAACGCACCGGATTTTGATTCCGGAGAATTCAGGTTGATGACGGACAAACTCTCCAAGACCGCAAAAAGAATTACTCTCTATTGTTCTCCGGGAGACAGCGCGCTTCAAGCCTCGGCGACCGTAAATCAAGGGGGAAGATTGGGATCTTGTAGTCTCGTTCCCGGAATCGACGTCATCAACGTAAATCCAGTGGATTCTTCTTTGGTTTCAATGGGACACGGGTACTATTCTTCCAAACCGATCCTCACGGACATTTATCAACTTCTTCTGGGGGTGAAGGCGGAAAAAAGGCTCTTCATTCGGAAGTCTTCCGGAAACGAAAACTTCGTTTTGAGAAATTAA
- a CDS encoding crotonase/enoyl-CoA hydratase family protein, with protein sequence MKTKFEFFEIVERPEDKTAILYLNRPEKRNAMNWPFWRDLPDAIEEINSNPQIHAFVIAARGKSFSTGLDLESFFEQFGASIQAPLGDDRRKFFDLILKMQKGINAVYNSPKPSIAAVQKHCIGGGLDLISACDIRYATVDASISLREAKVAIVADMGSINRLPSIIGQGHTRELALTGKDIDGPEAERIGLVTKVFQTEEEMMSVALATAKEIAENPKLVVSGVKDVMRYSEGKPLEAGLNYVALWNSSFLDSADFRGALQSFKERKRPLYNQN encoded by the coding sequence ATGAAAACCAAATTCGAATTTTTTGAAATCGTCGAAAGACCCGAAGACAAAACCGCAATTCTCTATTTGAACCGCCCTGAAAAAAGAAACGCTATGAACTGGCCTTTTTGGAGGGATCTACCGGACGCCATTGAGGAAATCAATTCCAACCCACAGATTCACGCATTTGTCATCGCGGCCCGTGGAAAATCGTTTTCTACCGGTTTGGATCTGGAGTCCTTTTTCGAACAATTCGGAGCGTCAATCCAGGCCCCTTTGGGAGACGATCGAAGAAAATTTTTCGACCTCATTCTAAAAATGCAAAAAGGTATCAACGCCGTCTATAATTCTCCAAAACCATCGATCGCCGCGGTCCAAAAACACTGCATCGGAGGAGGTTTGGATCTCATCTCTGCTTGCGATATTCGTTATGCGACGGTCGATGCTTCCATTTCTCTCCGGGAAGCCAAGGTGGCGATCGTTGCCGATATGGGTTCCATCAATCGTCTTCCTTCGATCATCGGACAAGGACATACGAGAGAACTCGCACTTACAGGGAAAGACATCGACGGCCCGGAAGCGGAAAGAATCGGCCTTGTTACAAAGGTTTTTCAAACCGAAGAAGAGATGATGAGCGTGGCTTTGGCGACTGCGAAGGAAATCGCGGAGAATCCGAAGTTGGTAGTTTCCGGAGTAAAAGACGTAATGCGTTATTCGGAAGGAAAACCCTTAGAAGCCGGTCTGAACTACGTGGCTCTTTGGAATTCGAGTTTCTTAGACTCTGCAGATTTTAGAGGAGCGTTGCAATCGTTCAAGGAGCGCAAACGCCCCCTCTACAATCAAAACTGA
- a CDS encoding M23 family metallopeptidase → MIFKKPRQLTAGKELLRTDNFTLIYLGAFHFHYSFYFRGNLYHGNLDFRRKKFRLIPIFASLALFLAFLGFGMNPSSAMMDSTGHEITENDSEDLKAKSGDEKFLEESEKAKLTILMAKELKNPSEKKKQLKVTTYRVKRNETLAEIATRFKVSMESIAGSSNIRIDDTLYPGQILSIPNKQGLLYKMKTGETMAKVASLYKVNLDEIMLENKLDDLDILRPGQKVFLPGAVIPDPTPKWVIPVASRIVTSNFGFRTFPRRKFHEGLDLKAFYEPIAAARNGKVIYAGWMGGYGNVVVIEHTDDFKTLYAHNSKLFVQRGDYVLAGKKIARSGSTGYSFGPHLHFEVIKNGQPVNPSKYLKGLTFRKGGPTH, encoded by the coding sequence ATGATCTTTAAAAAGCCCAGACAACTGACCGCGGGAAAGGAACTCCTTCGGACAGACAATTTCACCCTGATCTATCTGGGCGCTTTTCACTTTCACTATTCATTCTATTTTAGAGGGAATCTCTATCACGGAAATCTGGATTTTAGAAGAAAGAAATTCAGACTGATTCCGATCTTCGCCTCCCTCGCACTCTTCCTGGCCTTCTTAGGATTCGGAATGAACCCAAGTAGCGCGATGATGGATTCTACCGGACATGAAATTACGGAGAATGATTCCGAGGATTTGAAGGCAAAATCCGGAGATGAAAAATTCTTAGAAGAATCCGAAAAGGCAAAACTAACGATTCTTATGGCGAAGGAATTGAAAAATCCTTCCGAAAAAAAGAAACAACTCAAGGTCACAACCTATCGGGTCAAAAGAAATGAAACGTTAGCCGAAATAGCGACTCGTTTTAAGGTTTCTATGGAATCGATCGCGGGTTCCTCAAACATCAGAATCGACGACACGTTGTATCCCGGACAAATATTAAGCATTCCTAACAAACAAGGTCTACTCTATAAGATGAAAACGGGCGAGACGATGGCGAAGGTCGCAAGCCTTTATAAAGTCAACTTGGACGAGATCATGTTGGAAAACAAATTAGACGATCTTGATATTCTGAGACCGGGTCAAAAAGTATTCTTACCGGGAGCGGTCATTCCGGATCCGACTCCGAAATGGGTGATTCCGGTCGCTTCGAGAATCGTAACTTCCAATTTCGGATTTAGAACTTTCCCGAGAAGAAAGTTTCACGAAGGCCTCGACCTAAAAGCTTTTTATGAACCGATCGCAGCCGCAAGAAACGGAAAAGTAATCTACGCGGGATGGATGGGCGGTTACGGAAACGTCGTCGTGATCGAACACACGGACGATTTCAAAACTCTCTACGCTCACAATTCGAAACTCTTCGTTCAGAGAGGGGATTACGTTTTAGCCGGGAAAAAAATCGCGAGATCCGGTTCGACCGGATATTCTTTCGGTCCTCACCTTCACTTCGAAGTGATCAAGAACGGGCAACCGGTCAATCCTTCCAAATATCTCAAAGGCCTTACCTTTCGAAAGGGCGGCCCGACGCACTGA
- a CDS encoding tetratricopeptide repeat protein, with the protein MSFPTLIRSAIQRENQREFTKAFNLYKEALSFTKSPKTILKIRNRQAWCQYHIGNTRETLNLFHEIITQYPDEPGSYLYYSNYLIKVSNFKQAKKILTKGIALYPDQLELYLTLASLLKDTDRSNEAITVLKQALAQEKLSRGRGILRKDIWAELGHLYYQRGDYNSALVSLKTSMRMDNDENFLHYDMIAQCYLKVADHKNALKFIDLYIQYFGESDSDILIIKARAHAQLGESHLACASLLQAYSMENGLKLNAEDMVDFAPLLQTGFFDTLENVEIEEP; encoded by the coding sequence GTGAGTTTCCCCACACTGATCAGATCTGCGATTCAGAGGGAGAATCAAAGAGAATTCACCAAAGCATTTAACCTCTACAAAGAGGCCCTCTCGTTTACAAAAAGTCCGAAGACAATTCTTAAGATACGAAATCGTCAGGCCTGGTGCCAATATCATATTGGAAACACGAGAGAAACATTAAATCTTTTTCACGAAATCATCACTCAATATCCGGATGAACCGGGAAGTTATCTCTACTATTCGAATTATCTCATCAAGGTGAGTAACTTCAAACAGGCTAAGAAGATTTTGACAAAAGGAATCGCTCTCTATCCGGATCAATTGGAACTTTATCTTACGCTTGCCTCTCTTCTCAAAGATACGGATCGATCCAACGAGGCGATTACGGTTTTAAAACAGGCGCTCGCTCAGGAAAAACTTTCGAGAGGAAGAGGAATTCTTAGAAAGGATATCTGGGCGGAACTCGGACATCTCTATTATCAAAGGGGAGACTATAACTCGGCCCTCGTTTCTCTCAAAACTTCCATGAGAATGGATAATGACGAGAATTTTCTTCATTACGATATGATCGCACAGTGTTATCTCAAAGTCGCCGATCATAAAAACGCTCTGAAATTCATCGATCTCTATATTCAATATTTCGGAGAATCGGATTCCGATATTTTGATCATCAAGGCGAGAGCGCACGCACAGCTCGGAGAAAGTCATCTTGCCTGCGCGTCCCTTCTTCAAGCCTATTCGATGGAAAACGGATTAAAACTAAACGCGGAAGATATGGTAGACTTTGCTCCCCTTCTCCAAACCGGATTTTTTGATACATTAGAAAATGTTGAAATAGAAGAGCCTTAA
- a CDS encoding histidine kinase dimerization/phosphoacceptor domain -containing protein, whose protein sequence is MNMLQKPKILVVEDEIIVAVNLGQKLKKLGYELVGITSSGEEAIQKAEENHPDLVLMDINIEGNLDGIETAEVLRNRFHTPVIYLTAYADENTLDRAKKTQPLGYIVKPFESDQLRSSIEVALYKNEIEQRSKQTEEKLKGALDQLGAGIVTTDENGFLLFMNPAAEKLTGCKYEENLGKPIQDVLHFKNRTGDAVENLVEEVIHSRLPKENGNLILVSKSGILQEVLLQSSPILGTEEKLTGTFNILRTKEQNSTAGEKDTYLKEIHHRIKNNLTIISSIFSLRSGQTNGESNEVLRESQNRLRAVALLHEILYESKDLSSISFELYVKKLTDALFEIYQVNRERVRLELNIQESKVKAEIGMNLALIINELITNSLKHGLADSKAGAIRIHFTRENDMLTLEVSDNGNGLPEESLRNRNPSSLGLSLVESLAKQIGGKVDLLNQEGACVKLRFPASA, encoded by the coding sequence ATGAATATGCTTCAGAAACCCAAAATTTTGGTCGTTGAGGACGAAATCATCGTCGCAGTCAATCTTGGCCAAAAGCTCAAAAAGTTGGGTTACGAACTCGTCGGAATTACATCCTCCGGTGAAGAGGCCATTCAAAAGGCGGAAGAAAATCATCCGGACCTCGTCCTCATGGACATCAATATCGAGGGGAATCTTGACGGAATCGAGACCGCAGAAGTCCTTCGAAATCGCTTTCACACTCCTGTTATCTATCTTACCGCCTATGCAGACGAAAATACCTTGGACCGCGCCAAAAAAACGCAACCCCTTGGATATATCGTAAAGCCTTTTGAATCGGATCAACTCCGTTCTTCCATTGAAGTAGCACTTTATAAAAACGAAATCGAACAGAGATCCAAACAGACCGAGGAAAAACTGAAAGGCGCCTTAGATCAACTCGGCGCCGGAATTGTCACGACCGACGAAAACGGCTTTCTTCTTTTTATGAATCCCGCGGCGGAAAAACTGACCGGCTGTAAATACGAAGAAAACCTTGGAAAACCGATCCAAGATGTTTTGCATTTTAAGAATAGAACCGGCGATGCAGTTGAGAATTTGGTGGAAGAAGTGATCCATTCTCGCCTACCGAAAGAAAATGGAAATCTTATCCTAGTTTCTAAAAGCGGAATTCTTCAAGAAGTCCTTCTCCAGAGCTCTCCCATCCTAGGAACCGAAGAAAAACTTACCGGGACCTTTAACATCCTAAGAACAAAAGAGCAGAATAGCACAGCCGGCGAAAAAGACACTTATCTCAAAGAAATTCATCATAGAATCAAAAACAATCTCACGATCATCTCTTCCATCTTCAGCCTTCGTTCCGGTCAAACGAACGGAGAATCAAATGAAGTCTTACGGGAAAGCCAAAATCGTTTGAGAGCGGTTGCCCTTCTGCATGAAATTCTTTACGAGAGCAAGGATCTTTCTTCGATCAGTTTCGAACTCTATGTAAAAAAACTCACCGACGCCCTTTTTGAAATCTATCAAGTAAACAGAGAAAGGGTTCGCCTTGAATTGAATATTCAAGAATCCAAGGTGAAAGCGGAAATCGGAATGAATCTGGCTTTGATCATCAACGAACTCATCACAAATTCCTTAAAACACGGACTTGCGGATTCAAAGGCGGGTGCGATTCGAATTCATTTTACCAGAGAGAATGATATGCTGACTCTGGAGGTTTCGGATAACGGAAACGGACTTCCGGAAGAATCTTTAAGAAATCGAAATCCGAGTTCTCTTGGCCTTTCCTTAGTCGAATCTCTCGCGAAACAAATCGGAGGAAAAGTCGACCTTCTCAATCAAGAAGGGGCTTGTGTAAAACTCCGTTTCCCGGCTTCCGCCTAA
- a CDS encoding penicillin-binding protein 1A, with protein sequence MKHEPVSYLSRFFVIHFRDRILQKVLNSPDPIKQLAKLCAGLLFLNGFLFVFSIKDLWRVPESNQYEKPSVLYGINDKNEYEPIAEFYRFSRVVLNIKELPPEEDGKPNKLIRSFVSTEDNNFYSHWGLDLRGIFRAFMVNLLAGRIKEGASTITQQVARLRFLNTERSFLRKAREAWLALLLEAVFDKDTLMEIYLNEIPLGHGTIGVGAAARFYFRKDVKDLSWGESALLASLTTRPTEFSPLVNPNSSSAKVRVVFKKFVENGILDVKTAEKEYDAFSEYYITLNRSPNDSAFGDRLNRFPYFTEYVRKNLTRYIPKTTLYSGGLKIYSTLNIQHQTQAEKALYAGLKNQTAQSNQRTFTKIDAFDDAYGEIYDILAMIHDVPEFKFKISRSIRTFNRAWQEDLRDELSTLNLLSGTETLGEAIEWSYRSQQTEDFLLPVEGALISMRPDTGYITAMVGGSGFRSDNQQIRAFQAYRQPGSAFKPLVYAAAMEYYNQHPDPKKNVTAASLFSDSPLQYVLEDGDEWNPSNYTGEYSGFIRLREALELSRNSVAVRVLEHTGISNLMPFLEKILQIENRSIPRNYSISLGTFEVSPYELAKAYAVLASGGKQVFPLSVLYVEDGSGTIIRDFREEASKIERKQVLSPEVSFILTSMMEDVIKKGTGTGASSYGLSRPAAGKTGTTNNFRDAWFAGYTGELVSVVWIGYDTGTLSMGRGMSGGVVAAPIWGRFMSNALSKEKSKGFHFGETGVVRRQICSISGKLPGSHCNQTEEEYFTKDTVPKEVCDDHRGSGYTPEPDPTPPSSQTKVKKKQKTNIFQGDDDLIR encoded by the coding sequence ATGAAACACGAACCAGTCAGTTATCTTTCTCGTTTTTTTGTAATCCACTTCCGAGATAGAATTCTTCAAAAAGTTCTAAACTCACCCGATCCGATCAAACAACTCGCAAAACTCTGCGCGGGTCTTTTGTTTCTCAACGGATTTCTTTTTGTCTTTTCGATCAAGGACCTCTGGAGAGTTCCCGAATCCAATCAATACGAAAAACCTTCCGTTCTCTACGGAATCAACGACAAGAACGAATACGAACCGATCGCCGAATTCTATCGTTTTTCACGAGTTGTCTTAAACATCAAAGAACTTCCTCCGGAGGAAGACGGAAAACCGAACAAGCTGATTCGAAGTTTCGTTTCCACCGAAGATAACAATTTTTATTCGCACTGGGGACTCGATCTTAGAGGGATTTTTCGCGCCTTTATGGTCAACCTTCTCGCGGGAAGAATCAAGGAAGGAGCTTCCACGATTACACAACAGGTCGCACGTCTTCGATTCTTAAACACGGAACGTTCTTTCCTGCGGAAAGCAAGAGAAGCCTGGCTCGCACTTCTTCTCGAAGCCGTCTTCGACAAAGACACACTGATGGAAATCTATCTCAACGAAATTCCATTAGGGCACGGAACGATCGGGGTCGGAGCGGCGGCACGATTCTACTTTCGAAAGGACGTAAAAGATCTGAGTTGGGGAGAATCCGCTCTTCTTGCGAGTTTGACCACAAGACCGACTGAATTTTCACCTTTGGTGAATCCGAATTCTTCCAGCGCAAAAGTAAGGGTCGTGTTTAAGAAGTTTGTCGAAAACGGGATCTTGGACGTTAAAACCGCCGAGAAAGAATACGACGCATTTTCTGAATATTATATAACTCTAAACCGATCTCCGAACGACTCTGCCTTTGGAGATCGGCTCAATCGTTTCCCTTATTTTACGGAATACGTTCGTAAGAATCTAACTCGATACATCCCGAAAACGACGCTCTATAGCGGCGGTCTCAAGATCTATTCTACCTTAAACATTCAACACCAGACACAAGCCGAAAAGGCGTTGTATGCGGGTTTGAAAAATCAAACGGCTCAATCCAATCAGAGAACGTTTACAAAGATCGACGCGTTCGACGACGCCTACGGAGAGATCTATGATATTCTCGCGATGATCCACGACGTTCCCGAATTTAAGTTTAAGATTTCGAGATCGATCCGAACCTTCAATCGAGCCTGGCAGGAAGACCTAAGAGACGAACTGAGCACTCTCAATCTTTTGAGCGGAACCGAAACGTTGGGAGAAGCGATCGAGTGGAGTTATAGAAGTCAACAGACCGAAGACTTCCTTCTTCCAGTCGAAGGCGCTTTGATCTCAATGCGACCGGATACGGGTTATATCACGGCGATGGTCGGAGGTTCCGGCTTTCGATCGGACAACCAACAGATCCGCGCGTTCCAAGCATACAGACAACCTGGCTCCGCGTTCAAACCTCTCGTCTATGCCGCGGCGATGGAATACTACAACCAACATCCGGATCCAAAGAAGAATGTGACCGCGGCGTCTCTCTTTTCCGATTCTCCTCTTCAATACGTATTAGAAGACGGTGATGAATGGAACCCTTCCAATTACACGGGAGAATATTCAGGATTCATAAGACTCCGAGAAGCTCTGGAACTTTCCAGAAACAGCGTCGCGGTTCGTGTCTTGGAACATACGGGTATCAGCAACCTGATGCCATTCTTGGAAAAAATTCTTCAGATCGAAAATAGATCCATACCAAGAAACTATTCGATCTCTTTGGGAACGTTTGAAGTTTCTCCGTACGAGTTGGCAAAGGCTTATGCGGTACTTGCTTCCGGAGGAAAACAAGTATTTCCGTTGAGCGTTCTTTATGTGGAAGACGGATCGGGAACGATCATTCGAGACTTTCGGGAAGAAGCGAGTAAGATCGAAAGAAAACAAGTCCTCTCTCCTGAGGTAAGTTTCATTCTCACATCGATGATGGAAGACGTGATCAAAAAAGGAACGGGAACCGGAGCTTCTTCTTACGGACTTTCTCGGCCTGCGGCGGGAAAGACGGGAACGACGAATAACTTTCGGGACGCTTGGTTCGCGGGTTATACGGGTGAACTCGTGAGCGTTGTTTGGATCGGCTATGATACGGGAACTCTTTCGATGGGTAGAGGAATGTCGGGCGGGGTCGTCGCGGCTCCGATCTGGGGAAGATTTATGTCCAACGCACTCTCCAAGGAAAAATCCAAGGGCTTTCACTTCGGCGAAACGGGCGTGGTTCGAAGACAGATTTGTTCGATCTCCGGGAAACTTCCAGGTTCCCATTGTAATCAAACGGAAGAAGAATACTTTACGAAAGATACTGTTCCGAAAGAGGTTTGCGACGATCACCGAGGCTCCGGTTATACTCCCGAGCCGGATCCAACTCCGCCTTCCAGTCAGACAAAAGTAAAAAAGAAGCAGAAAACCAATATTTTCCAGGGCGACGATGATCTGATTCGGTAA
- a CDS encoding DUF2167 domain-containing protein: MKNKTIATFLMLLSFALYPQQNEEADQIVKNLKYQTGKIVLGDNLATLTVPPHFRYIDGKQSKLVLENVWGNPPGSEPLGMLFLKNETPTSPNFTFAITIAFSEEGYIKDDDAKDMNYDDLLDEMKEDTKESNEERKKEGYQSVELVGWASPPFYDEKTKKLHWAKTLKFEGSEIDTLNYNIRMLGRKGVLVLNVIADIDKLPQVNQELDAIVNSTEFNEGSRYADFNPGLDTVAAYGIGGLIAGKVLAKAGIFALLLKFWKVIALAVIGGFGVIKKFFFREKETPPPTDNTTNT, translated from the coding sequence GTGAAAAATAAAACCATCGCAACGTTCTTGATGCTCCTCTCTTTTGCATTGTATCCACAGCAAAACGAAGAGGCGGATCAAATCGTCAAAAACCTAAAGTACCAAACCGGCAAAATCGTCTTAGGCGACAATCTCGCAACTCTGACGGTTCCACCTCATTTTCGTTATATCGACGGAAAACAAAGCAAACTCGTATTGGAAAACGTATGGGGAAACCCGCCCGGTTCCGAACCGCTAGGAATGTTATTCCTAAAAAATGAGACTCCGACCAGCCCGAACTTCACCTTCGCAATCACGATCGCCTTTTCGGAAGAAGGTTATATCAAAGACGACGACGCCAAGGATATGAACTATGACGACCTTTTGGATGAGATGAAGGAAGATACGAAAGAATCCAACGAAGAACGAAAAAAAGAAGGCTATCAAAGCGTGGAGCTTGTCGGCTGGGCGTCTCCGCCTTTCTACGACGAAAAAACGAAAAAATTACACTGGGCCAAAACCCTGAAATTCGAAGGAAGCGAAATCGACACGCTCAATTACAATATTCGAATGTTGGGTAGAAAAGGAGTTTTGGTTTTAAACGTGATCGCCGACATCGACAAACTTCCGCAGGTAAATCAAGAATTGGATGCGATCGTAAATTCCACGGAATTCAACGAAGGAAGTCGATACGCCGATTTTAATCCGGGATTGGATACGGTTGCGGCTTACGGAATCGGAGGATTGATTGCAGGAAAGGTATTGGCAAAAGCCGGGATTTTTGCTTTACTCTTAAAATTCTGGAAGGTGATCGCGTTAGCTGTCATTGGAGGTTTCGGAGTAATCAAAAAATTCTTTTTCAGAGAAAAAGAAACTCCACCACCAACGGACAATACAACAAATACATAA
- a CDS encoding bactofilin family protein, with protein sequence MAIGKENNNSVIGPGSIFEGKFYIAGSLRIDGKFEGEIKTDDTLYIGETGKVRTNIAAREVTVSGTMIGNIKAENEVRLEETGRLLGDITAPALHLAKGVVAKGNITITGGQKKDVKKIVEESFGGTRTLDNGKDE encoded by the coding sequence ATGGCCATCGGCAAGGAAAATAATAACAGCGTAATCGGTCCCGGGTCCATTTTTGAAGGGAAATTTTATATCGCAGGTTCTCTCCGTATTGACGGAAAATTCGAAGGAGAGATCAAAACCGATGATACTCTCTACATCGGAGAAACAGGTAAAGTAAGAACGAATATCGCGGCTCGCGAAGTGACCGTTTCCGGAACGATGATCGGAAACATCAAAGCGGAAAACGAAGTTCGTCTCGAAGAAACCGGAAGACTTTTAGGTGATATCACAGCTCCTGCTCTTCATTTGGCGAAAGGTGTGGTCGCAAAAGGAAACATCACGATCACCGGCGGACAAAAGAAAGACGTGAAAAAAATCGTGGAAGAATCTTTTGGTGGAACCCGCACCCTGGACAACGGAAAGGACGAATAA